The following is a genomic window from Manihot esculenta cultivar AM560-2 chromosome 9, M.esculenta_v8, whole genome shotgun sequence.
TCAAAAACCTAATCATAGCGtaaaaccctaaccctaatccctaaatCATAAAAATGCTCAACACCCTAAATCATAAAAAACCCAAAACCCTAATATTTACTATATTTAACCAagtaattcatatatatattaccTAAGATTGATCTTTATAAGATAAGCGCCACAACTTTGCCGAATAGAGATGAGGTTCGACAGATTGCCGAATAGATATGAGCTTCGACAGATTGACGAATAGAGATGAGGTTCGACAGATTTTCGAATAGAGATGAGGTTCGACAGATTGACGAATAGAGATGAGCTTCGACAGATTGCCGAATAGAGATGAGGTTCGACAGATCCAGATGGGTCAGAGAAATGGAGCTCCACCTTCTATTTCTCGTTTGCTTTGATAAATCGAATTGGAGAACAGGTTAGAGCAAGTTAGAGAATTATATTAATGaggggtattttagtcttttaactAAGACTAatggtgatttaactgaaaatctaacgggagggactaaacgcataatttttaaaaatcacagtgactaaattaaaagttttttaaaacagagggacaaaaagttatttttcacTAGATCAGAGgtactaaattacagtttatcctttattaattcgattaattaaaatattttatttgatttagttaatatatttaaaattatttaatttttgattcgATTCCGTCTAAATGCGTTAAATATTGTAAATATTGTGTTAAATAACCGATTTTACTGACTAGGCCAAGCGCTCCCCTTTCAGCCCTTCTCGTACCCTGATTCAGGCGTTCTCCTCATTCCCGATTCCCCCAGCCCGAACCCCTATTCACTCACAGTCAGTCGAAATTAAAATCCCTAAGGAATCGTCGAATTCCGTTAATCTCTTTCTCGTCGACCTGTCAATCTCTTTCCCGTTGATCTGTTGAACTTCATCCTCGTTCtttcttctcaaaatggccaacACCACCACCAACAACCTCAGCGACAACTGCGATCACAAGGAGTCGAGTCCTCTCTTGGACAAAAGCATCGAAGAACATAACAAGAAACCCACGACGATTTCCGGCACCAAAGTTGCCGCATCTCCTATGGAAAAGGAGAAATCCGCAGCGCTGGAATTGGGCCGCTCTGAATATGTGTGGACCGCTAATGGATTACCATTGAATCACGGTAGCGTTGTAGGTGAGCCCATGGGTCGGGCTCAATGGGACTCCAGTAGCAGCGATCATGAAGTTTGTAAGTCTTCTTCTTTGTTTAATTCGGTTTCCCTTACTATGATGAATTTTGAGAGTATTGAATTATTTGAGCtagattttcttcttttttttttttttaaattaaggtcATTTTCAGCTTTCAAGAAATTGATTGGTTAAGTTATGATTCGGATTACCTGGTTTGCTATGGGTAGGCAAGagaatgataataaaaaatgtgCCCTTACCAAATTGTGCATTTTTACAGCGGTTTATCAATTCAACAATTTCatcattcaattaaattaatttataatggaTCGCTCATAATTGGACAAGGATTACCTCATCTGCAATTTTGGGAAGAGATTGTTACTAAGAATTGTTTGAAATGGCCGCGATCACATGTTTGCTTGATCTAGAGCTTGTTGGTGATTAAAAGTATGTGCTTATGCTGTATATAGGTATTAATACCTAGCTGCAagcttcttctttttttgtttttaagagATTAGCAACTTCTTGTGTCTTATGTCATGTTTTTAATTATGCACCTTTTGGTTATGATGGGATAAAATGGAAGACAAGTAAGTAGTTTTTGAAAATTGAATATGTTAAACATTATATGACCCTTTGCAATTGAATGAATTGATTTCATAGTGTTTGGGGTGGATATGATCGTCGGATAGGAAGTTTCATGCTGAATATATCAGAGGAAGAGGAGGATTGACAGATAGATGtgtttaatattaataacatgCAATGCTTCTAGGTCATCATATTGCAAATTGATCCTGTCGCATTTGCTTGATACTCTCATTGTctgttttaatgaaaaataatccaTGTTCTAAGTAGTACCTCCATTTTGCTACAGCAATTGTAATTGCTAGTTGTTCCCTCTCATAGACAGATAGGCCTTTTATCCTTAGTCCAAAATCCTTGAAAATGAATGCTATGGGATGTCCCTCCTGTTGCAACATTATTCCCATACCAGTCCCACTAGCATCTGTTTCCACAACGAAGAGTTTAATGAAGTATGAAAGCCTTAAAACAGGTGCATTAGACATAGCAGCCAGCAATTCAGTCAGAGGTCTGGAGATTGACCCATAATGATGGACAAACTTCCTGTGAGCCCTACAAAACTCCTCAACTCTTTAATGTCCCAAGGGCTAGGCCAGTTGATGATAGTCTGAATTTTCATAGGATCAGTAGAAACTCCAGCTGCTGAAATAATGTGTTCCAAGTAATCCACCTCTATTTTTCCGAATGAGCATTTGCTCAATTTGGCACAAAGTTGTTGTTTTAATACTTCAAAGACATGTTGAAGGTGCTCAGTATTAGGGATGGCAGGCGGACGGGTTTTTACGGGTATCCGATCCGCCCAAACCCTATTAGAACGGATTTGGGTTCTTACAAAACGGATTTAGGCGGATTcggatttaaaaaattttacctgTTTCGGATTCGGGTAGGATTCGGATTTAAgtgatcggatacccgttacccgaacccgaaCCCGGATACCtatactaacaaaactaaccctaatccctaatttattttttcattttactcgGTCATACACAGCTCCCTCTCTCCgtcggcgcctctctcccccCGCTTCCCTTCCCATAATTCTCAATTGCTTTTCTCCCCCATTTCACTGACTACTGCCGGCAGCCAGTGATCACCGACTGATCACCGACGGCGTCTCGTTTCTCTCCCAAGCGAtgataaattttctctctcaattCTAGTCCAATAGCGGACTAACAGCATAAAGGCGCCACACGCCAAACGTCGACGtcgggagagagagagagagggagaggaaGCTGTGAGAGTGAGAAAGGGAGAAGAAAGCCATTTCTCAGTTCTCACCACCTCGCCGGAGAAAGAGTACGTCTCAACTCTCTACTAGCTTAATGCCGATTCTTTTACCTCTCTTTTCTTATAAATATCACGCTATTCTTGGtcgatatatattaatattatctcTATCTCTCGATCCGCTCATTTCACCTTTCTCTCATTTTCCCCAGATAATTTTGCTTCTTGTTCATGCGGTACCACATGTTTTtcacattttcttttcttttgtatcTTTAATCACTTAACCTGTTTTCGAGATCAATTTATTCTCTTTGATACTGTAATTACCATCTTCCTTTCTGGTTATCATCTTCTAGTTTCTATGCTTCTGCTTTAAATTtagctatatttttaatttgtttcaaGATTCTAGATGTCTTGAGCTAAATTTGTTTATTGTGTAATTTGATTTCTCGTTTTCTGTTtggcaagaaagaaaattattGTGATGGTTATTTTTTACCCACGAGCTTCTTGTACTTTCGTGTTTATGGTTACTTTGTGGCTGATTTGCACTTTCCTGTTTCTTTTGCAGAAACGGTGGATAATTAGTGGAAAATAAAGTAATTCGGAGACAGTGTATTGATGCGCACATTGACTAGCTGACTGAATCTGCAAGTTTAGATTTGAGGGTAGGTTGGTATCTACCATTTTGTTTGCTTCTATgcaatttaattcacttcaaaatGTAAAACCAATTCATTTTTGCTTATGGCTTACTTGTTTGACAGATTACTGCCTTGAAATGAGTTGGAATCCATATATGGAAGCTCATTACATGAACACTAGCTACCCTTATAATTCTGCCGGAAGCTTTATGGAATATTTTGAAGGCCTTACATATGAACATGTGAATTTCATTTTTGATGGGGCTTCCCAAATTCAGGTACCTTAAAATTGAGAACATTTTGTTTCTGAAAAAGGTATAATTTCTCTTTGTTCTGTTTTggttatgaaaaaattaagttGGCCTTTCTTTTTTAATCTGTGATAGTACCTATTTGAAATGTGTACCAATTTTTATTGCTGTTTTTAAGTGTTCTTTTGTTAAACAGTATTGgtgttttaagttttatgtaTAAATAGAAGAACATTGTTGAGTTTCAATTAATTTACTTTTCAAAGTGAAATTCCTTCTTATATGCAGGAAAGTGTGTACCCATCCATGAATGCAAATCTCTACAAGTTCAGCTTGTCCCAATCTGGGAGTAGTTTATATTATGATCATAGTcatgcttatgagatccatgctCTCGGGCCACAAATTGATGATTATAGAAGGCCTCTGGAGAATTCTTCAACTATGACTAATGTGCCAACTGCTGCTGTAAGCGCAGAACGGGAAGGAAATGAAAACATGGGTGCTCAAAATGATCCTGAGGAATGTAAGTTCTGAATTTCATTTTGGTGTTATCTTTCCCAGTTAGATGGATGATTATTTTTCTATGGGGGATGATGGTAAAGATATTCATTAAAACTTTATAGTGGATGGAGAGTGGTGATTGGAAAGATACTGAACTATCCATAGAATTAGTaaactaaaatatttatgttaaaaGTGGCAGTGGGACCTAATCATGCTGAACtatctatatatttattttgttttagtatatttaaattttctaattcaGGTTTGTTATTTGAGTTATAATatccaaatctttaaattttttatcattgaattgattaaaaaaatcggATTCGGTCGGGTTCGGGTATTGTgcgggtattgttaaacggatttgggacgggtatgggtattaaaattaaaatactaaacgggtttgggacgggttcgggAATTTTACATATATTCGGGTTCGGATTTGGGTATTCTCAATTTCGCGGTTACTCTACCCGTTGCCATCCCTACTCAGTATGCCATAAAAAAATACTAGTACAAATTACCTCAAATAAGGTTTGAATGTGTGATTCATTAACCCTTGGAATGTAGCTGGAGCATTAGACAACCGAAAGGGCATCACAGTAAATTCATAGTGCCCCTGATGTGTTATAAATGCTGTCTTGTGTTTATTCGTATTTGGTGGTAGCTTGCCTTCAAATCAATTTTGGAGAAGAACCTGGCTGCTTTTAATTCATCCAACAGATTATCTATAATAGAAATAGAGAACCTATCCTTGATAGTGAGGTCATTTAACTTTCTATAGTCTATATAAAATCTCCATATCTCATCATTCTTCTTAACCAATAAAACAAGGGATGCATATGGGCTCTTACTTGGCTGTATTACTTGGAACTTCAGCTTTTTCAAAATATGGGTACTTGTATGGCCTTATGTTGACAAGCTGTGCGTTTGGTATTAATGGGATAAAATGGTTGTGACTTCGAAATGGTGGTAACTGTTTAACTTCTTCAAATACACATGCATACTTTTTAGCAGTCTTTTACAAATTAAtaactaaatattataaatatttaagaatatgcctttaaaatttataaatttatctctaaatattatagttatttataaatagccattatattttacaaattggttccttaaatattatataaggattaatttataaaattttgtagggattatttctaaaatattaaaatatgtaatAATTAGCTTGTAAAATATAAGGATCAATTTGCAAAATTAGTCTTATTCATAAATAACTCTATGTaaggattaatttataaaattatagaaattatttgtcagtaattaaaatattcataattaatttgtaaaatataaggatttatttgtaaatagttaaaatatttaagaataaatttataaaaatatagacaTATTTGTAAATAAATACATTATGTAGGATCAACTTGTAAAATTATAGGTACTTATTTATAAACAATAAAGTATTTATGGTTAAATTTATACCAATgttagaataaattgaaaaaaatgtaaaatttaaattaaggaattaaattgtaaatttaattaaattttggaGATATTGTTCtacatgaaaaaatatatactagtgggcattctaataatttttcatagtaAGTTAACTTTGATTGTAATTCAGTAATagaacttttaaaaataaaagaaattaaattttacatttcattaaaatataGGGATAATATTGCAATTTTTCTATTCTTAAAAAAGTCATCTTAATGAAATTGGCGTCCACTTGCCAATATTATAGATCAagaaaaatcgaaaaaaaaaaagaagaaaaaaacttTCATTTTTGCGATGATTCTATTGTTTTTGCGCTTCGTATACAGTTGCTTTTCTATTTGTGCTTTTTATGCTATTGGTGCAATCCATATCTTAACGAATAaaagatatgaaaaatattgaaTAGAATATCTTCTTACATGGAACACATTTTACTAAGCCAAAATAAACAAAACATTACAAGAAAATTAACACATagttaaatgaataattatatattatgctTTAGAATACCAACtgcctcccaaactgagatcaAAGCTGCATAGAGATGCTTAGCTAAACTTACCATCCAGACACACTTCATTCAGTCATAATGGGAGACGCTTTATAGAAATCCACAATGCATATGCCATGTTATCTGATTCTGTAGCTAGAGCTAACTATGATTTGTATTCTGCATCTAACAACATCCGAGGATTCCGACCAACTAGGAGGTGGAAAACTGATCAGTGTTGGTAGACCATACTATTTTCCCTCTTGTTTTGGATATCCTCATGCTAGCACACATACCTCAATTTTTCCAAGATGAATCTTTCATCTTTCATCTGTTCTCAGCAGAGAAGTGGTCATACCCACCCTGTGTATATATCAATGGCAAGCTTTTCTCTTTTGAAGTTATTGCAATTGAGGGAAAAAGTAGAGTACAAAATCATTTACAAGCTCAATTTAACTGCTTATGCAATTGAGATTCACTGTTTGAGGCTAACAAACATGAAATGGAGGAAAAGACGAGTATTCGATTAATTCATACAAACCATAACAGCAATCCCCTTAAACCCTTCTAGACTCCCACACAAACCAAATCTATACTTTACACATCTGCACAAAAATAGGAAGAATCATTTACAACTCATTTTCACAGAGTATACTGGCAGATTTTGAAGCACGTGTAGTGGGTAGATTCCTCTGATGGAtaaacttgatcaaatattggcCTCACACTACTGTAGTCATTGGATCCGGAGGGTTTATAGCAACGGCCAGTTTCCTTGCTGATATTGCAAGTCAATTCACAGAAAAGTTGGGTTGTAATTCTTGTGAAATAATCGAATTGAAATCATTTTTAATTCGATATGAGTCAAATTTATTTGAGATTCATACACCcgcttgaatttaaaaaatatccattcattaatattataaataaattttattttattgttatagAAATCATTTCCAATTTCATTTAATATCaactatatgaaaaatatgctattTTATAGCTGTGATGAgttaaacataaattaaacttttGAATGGATTAAGGACACTTAACAACTTGATAATGACAATCAAAATCCAATAATGTagtatattttcaattttacttattttctaGATTTTAAAGGATGTGTATCTTATCCTTATACATTGATGTGCAATCCTTTATCCTTGGTTTTCCTTCTCATTAATAAAAGTCTTATTTTTCatgtgtttatttatttatttttaaaattattgctattctttaaaattaatttcaattgaaATTCGACACCCCAAAATCTAATTTTTAGTTgctcaaaaattaaattctaataattttttatataaataatattttttgaaattctaTTTTTCACTGCATATTTATATCATATTGTGTTATGAGTTTTATTCATATTTATCCTCACTCTTATCAATGAAACTTTTGACAAGAACAAAAATCATGATCGAAACACGTGACTCACGTGCTTGAAGTAGGGCCTCCTGTTTTTTCTTCATAATTTTATCTATTCATACCGGTTTATATTATGGCCTGTTACTCAACAAATaatcttgaaaaaaaaaacacaaccgttcaataaataattattattaatggttgataattgatttttaagtattaaataaattatatataattattattttttatgtataaaataattaataaaaatatagattaatttattatattaatgaaataaatttaaaaatattaatttattatataatatatataataattaagatataattatttttattctatgtataatttttatcatataataataGATGTATAactagtttaattttattttagtatttttagtttatgtattaagtattataaatttaaaaatttattaatataaaaattttaaatttaataattataattaataaattataaagattaatatgatataaataaaaaatagaattaaaacgGCTgcttattcaataaaaatttgaaatttaatttgaaatatagctgataatctttatattaattaattatttaaaatattatcaaatatttaatttcactaTTTAAATTTCTATCAATTATCAATTATATTCAATTTTATACCCTCAAAGTTCACCGAGGACATCTTTGTTTACATGGGGTGGCCCGGGGCCAAGATCGGGATTGAACTaaacattatattattttggggcacaaacataaatatttaaaagatttgaGGGTCAAAATAAAACTTTCCTTATAACCCGCTTTAGGTATCCCCCGGTTTCGCATTCTGTGAGTTAGAATTTGGATCTGTCTCGATCACTTCCCTCCCTCTCTAGAATCTTCTCTTGCCTATTTAACGAGGCCATATCGATCTTTCGGAACTGATCAACGGTGGACGTGGAGGACGTTTTCGAGTTCGTCGATCACTCTCCTACGTCATTTCAGAACGTGGTAAGCTTTCAtggatttcaaaatttttatcaatttccAATTACTTGATCCTGCAAAATCTGCATTCATAGAAGTGAAATTTTTAGGATTTTTGCCCTGAGATCTCAGTTTTACTGTCTGCTTGGATTCATTTAAGATATGATACCTTTTTCTTAATCGACAATTCAACTCTTCTTAGAAATTGTGAATAATGTGGATATAtctttctctttcttgtttCATATTTGTAAAGCATTTATAATTTCTGTACTTTTTATCAATATGTTAAATCTTTATATGGGAGATAAAAGTTCATCGTTAATCAAATTCCTGGAACAGAGTTGGTTAAGTTTGCCTGATTTAGTTATGTCTGATTCTTACTTCACAATGATATTTGCATTAATACAACACTTGGTTGGTTTATTGGTGATGCTTTAGCTTATTGGCTAAAGGGTgaattttctcttcaattttggcactgagaaaattatttttggaGATGGGTTATTTGATTTCCAGGAGATAGTTTGATTTACCTTTATGATTTAGGCTCGGCTTAGAGGACATGCTTATAATATATTTCTTTAAGAATTGGATTATTGGAGGCAGGGtcccttttttctttctttcttccccCCGCCCTTTCCTTATACCTTTAATTGAAGGATTGTCtgcataaatttaatttacttcACTTGTAGTTGTTGCTTGATAATTGGTATTGCCGTGTTTGTGCGTGTTCGTATTGATGTGTGGCACAGCAAGTAATTAGACTACTTCTGGGCGTCGTGCGTATTTGGTTTGTCCCACCCTTATCTACAAAGGTGTTTTTCATTGTTTCTGGACATGCCACTCAGGTGCTATGATCTATTGATGAAGCAGCaagtttttcaatttctttatcAGTGAAGTTCCAATGTTTATAAATTTACAATAGAATGGGATCTTACAATTTTATATGTTGGGTACCTGCACAATGTTGCAAGTATTACGAAAGGTACTAAATTATActttataagataaaattaagagGTTTTAGCAGTTAATGGGGAGACTCGGGTATTAAAATGGTTGTGCAGGTTAGGAGACTACTAATGCCCTCCTTTGAGGTCAAGCCATGGAAAGACAATCAAGCATTCTTATAATGCTTGTCTATTTATGATCAGCTGAGTTATTCTGTTTCCCTTGTTATTTTTTCTACTGGCTATTTTAGAATTGTGACAAAGAAAATTTTTAGAAGATCATTGGTGAAAAGATATTGAAAGCATCATTTTTCCCGTGATCTTGGTCTTACCTATGAAACTTTTCTTTGAATGTCTATCAACTCTGGAATTACATTATTAACCAACCAGAgcttttgagttttgaatgtcTATACAAGCATGCCTGAACTCTCTAAAGGCTGGCCTATGTTTGTATCAAGGGCACTTGTTTAATGGAACTAACATTAGAACTCAATTGCATAGGAAGGCCATAAACTCTGCCAGTGGTGGACATCAGGATTAATTATGTATACAAAACAGCGACAGGAAGGCAATGCAGGGCGTTGGGATGTGCTGGAAGGCGCTGGAAGCTTTCCGAAGGACCTGGGGCGCGCGGGAAGGTGTCAAGAGACTCTGGTTGGCCTACGAAAATTCTAGACCGGCCCACAATTGGCCAGTGGCGCCCAAGGTAGGCAGATAGCTGTCCAGAAACTTCCAGAAACCTGCAGGGCAGCAGGTTCTCTCCAGCCACAGGGGTCCCGTGAGTTGACTGGCCACAGATCCAAAATTCTATCAGGAGTGTGAAATTACGGAACTTCTGAAAGGAGAATTCTGGGCCACCAGCCACGGGTCCCGTGAGTTGACTGGCCATAGATCCAAAATTCTCTCAACGGTTTGGTTCTTAAAACTTCTGAAAAGAGAATTCTGGCCACAAATTGGTGAGAGCTTTTCCACTGTATGTTAAGGATGTGGAATACCTAAATAGGAGTGTTGGAGCATTTGTCTAGCAACCTTGAGAGCAACAAGTGAGAGCCATACTCTCTTGTACACTTGTGAGGCATTTTTTTTAGAGTTTAGTGAGGCATTTGTACGTAGCTTGATTTTGTATTCTCACATATATGTTTAATAGAGTGTTTTGGCTATTATTTTCTAACTCTTTGATTTTCTTATTTAGCTTCTGCAATGTACATTTCTATTGTCTAAGTTAGCATTCTTTAGGGGAAGGCTGATTAGTATTCTCAAATTGCAGCTTTCATTGGGAAAAGTATTCTACCCGTGATACATGGCATGGCAGAACTATATTATGACACTAATAACCAAGCAATTTTTCACGCCTTTACCTGTATAAACTTTCTCAATCATAACAATTCATCCTTGTGAAATATGAAACTAGTCATATAGCTGCATAAGCATCTAGACCGGTAATTCTAAACTGAGAAATTTACATAGTATTCCATTCAAATCAACTATAAACTTAGAATTGGAATTTCCTTTATTTTCtgtttattataatttcataaCTGAAGTTTGTTTATTCTTACATTTCTAAATTACCCTCAAtgattaaagaaataaataaataaattataattactaaGTTAAGAGAGCGAGGGAAAGAGAAATGTAGAAGAAAGAGAAGGGAGGGAGAGAAAGGTAGGAGAAATGTAGAAGAAAGAGAAGGGAGGGAGAGAAAGGtaggagaaagaggaaagaaaCTATGTGAAATAAACACGTCATATATAGGGATGCACGCGGGCGGATTTTTACGGGTATCCGATCCGTCAAATCCTATTAAGACGAATTTGAGCTTTTACCAAACGGATTTGGACGGAttcgaatttaaaaaattttacccaTTTTGGATTCGGGTAAGGTTCGGGATTAGGTGATCGAATACCCGAATCCAATACCCGAATCCCCGATTAGCTATATTAACAAAACTACCTCtaatttcctttttcattttactctttCCTCTCTCCGTCGGCGCTTCTCTCCCTGCTTCCCTTTTCTCTCTTCGTCGAcgcctctcccccacttcaatGACGACTGCCGGCAGCCCACCTTTCTCTTcccgataaatcttctctctccacAGTGCGATATCTACTTCTCTCTCCAGTCAGAGACATCTCCCACTTCCCAATCAAGGCCTCTCTCCCCAATCTCCTCTCTCCCcagtcagcgatatctccttctctctctccaacGGCGGCATCTCACACTTCCCAgtcggagacaactcttccctctcccgGTCGGCAtggcgatatctcctt
Proteins encoded in this region:
- the LOC110622321 gene encoding uncharacterized protein LOC110622321 isoform X1, which produces MANTTTNNLSDNCDHKESSPLLDKSIEEHNKKPTTISGTKVAASPMEKEKSAALELGRSEYVWTANGLPLNHGSVVGEPMGRAQWDSSSSDHEVCHKLCQWWTSGLIMYTKQRQEGNAGRWDVLEGAGSFPKDLGRAGRCQETLVGLRKF
- the LOC122724705 gene encoding E3 ubiquitin-protein ligase BIG BROTHER-like, with protein sequence MSWNPYMEAHYMNTSYPYNSAGSFMEYFEGLTYEHVNFIFDGASQIQESVYPSMNANLYKFSLSQSGSSLYYDHSHAYEIHALGPQIDDYRRPLENSSTMTNVPTAAVSAEREGNENMGAQNDPEECKF
- the LOC110622321 gene encoding uncharacterized protein LOC110622321 isoform X3, producing MANTTTNNLSDNCDHKESSPLLDKSIEEHNKKPTTISGTKVAASPMEKEKSAALELGRSEYVWTANGLPLNHGSVVGEPMGRAQWDSSSSDHEVCHFQLSRN
- the LOC110622321 gene encoding uncharacterized protein LOC110622321 isoform X2 encodes the protein MANTTTNNLSDNCDHKESSPLLDKSIEEHNKKPTTISGTKVAASPMEKEKSAALELGRSEYVWTANGLPLNHGSVVGEPMGRAQWDSSSSDHEVSVYQFNNFIIQLN